Proteins from one Flammeovirgaceae bacterium genomic window:
- a CDS encoding cytochrome c maturation protein CcmE produces MKKSHILAIVVIAVAIGIIISTAGDASTYVNFNQAHEMAATGNNTSIHVVGQLKKDTDGHIVGIHNSPDNLSFSFILVDEKGKEQEVFYNEPMPPDFTRSENVVVVGGYQDDNFVANKILLKCPSKYQEQSVNAGI; encoded by the coding sequence ATGAAAAAATCACACATTCTTGCCATTGTCGTTATTGCGGTGGCCATTGGCATAATTATCTCTACTGCAGGCGATGCCAGCACTTACGTAAACTTCAACCAAGCCCATGAAATGGCCGCAACAGGGAACAACACCAGTATCCACGTAGTGGGCCAATTGAAAAAAGACACGGACGGCCATATCGTTGGGATCCATAATTCCCCCGACAACCTTTCCTTCTCTTTCATACTCGTGGACGAGAAAGGCAAGGAGCAGGAAGTGTTTTACAATGAACCAATGCCCCCCGATTTTACCCGCTCGGAAAACGTTGTGGTGGTTGGCGGCTATCAGGACGATAATTTCGTTGCCAACAAAATCCTGCTCAAGTGCCCCTCGAAATACCAGGAGCAAAGTGTAAACGCGGGGATTTAA
- a CDS encoding CcmD family protein — protein sequence MRKFLLLFFSTLSSVAVYAQEEVGMADTMRSEGKIYVVVAILGLILFGLFGYLVVLDRKVTKLEKKLPEKK from the coding sequence ATGCGTAAATTTTTGTTGCTGTTTTTTTCAACCCTCTCCTCAGTGGCCGTTTATGCCCAGGAGGAGGTAGGGATGGCGGACACCATGCGTTCCGAAGGCAAAATATATGTAGTGGTGGCCATTTTGGGGCTTATCCTGTTTGGCCTCTTCGGGTACCTGGTGGTGCTGGACAGGAAAGTGACGAAACTTGAAAAAAAACTACCCGAAAAGAAGTAG
- the ccsA gene encoding cytochrome c biogenesis protein CcsA yields MVKHWWKIASILLLAYTVVAGFLMSVPRLNILNESIRALYFHVPMWFGMIVMFLVSTIYAIKYLRHPTTKNDILSVEFANTGLYFGLLGITTGMIWANYTWGSPWHGDPKQNGAAIALLVYLAYFVLRGSVDNHEQRSRLSAVYNIFAFAAMVPLIFILPRMTSSMHPGSGGNPGFNMYDLDSRMRMVFYPAVAGWILLGVWIATLRIRIRNVKERILELEDYA; encoded by the coding sequence ATGGTTAAGCATTGGTGGAAGATAGCCTCGATACTCCTATTGGCCTACACCGTGGTGGCGGGTTTTTTAATGTCCGTGCCAAGGCTGAATATCCTTAACGAATCCATCCGCGCATTGTACTTTCATGTGCCCATGTGGTTTGGAATGATTGTCATGTTCCTGGTGTCCACTATTTATGCCATAAAATACCTGAGGCATCCTACCACAAAAAACGATATCCTGTCTGTAGAATTTGCCAATACCGGCCTTTATTTTGGCCTTCTTGGCATCACCACCGGCATGATTTGGGCCAACTACACCTGGGGGAGCCCCTGGCATGGCGACCCTAAGCAAAACGGGGCGGCCATCGCTTTGCTGGTGTACCTTGCCTACTTTGTGTTGAGGGGCTCGGTGGACAACCATGAGCAGCGGTCGCGCCTCAGTGCGGTGTACAACATTTTTGCGTTCGCGGCCATGGTCCCATTGATCTTTATCCTTCCCCGCATGACCAGTTCAATGCACCCGGGGAGCGGGGGCAATCCTGGCTTCAACATGTACGACCTGGACAGCAGGATGAGGATGGTCTTTTACCCTGCCGTGGCGGGTTGGATCTTGCTGGGGGTGTGGATCGCCACCTTGAGGATAAGGATACGAAACGTGAAGGAAAGAATTTTAGAACTTGAAGACTATGCGTAA
- a CDS encoding heme exporter protein CcmB — translation MVTALFKKEFTLELRRKSVVSGLVLYLFSTAFICYLTFNLRQNLATPLVWSALFWITILFTAVNSVAKSFIGEKKGRDIYYYSIANPAAIIISKILYNFLLCALLSASGYWLFFLFLGSPIHDKVVFAVLVLLTSMGFASSLTLLSSIAAKANNSTILMAVLSFPVVITILLMAIKVTKNCIDQLGWDASWDELLTLFSINCLVAAVSYLLFPYIWRS, via the coding sequence TTGGTCACCGCCCTGTTCAAAAAGGAGTTTACGCTGGAACTGAGGCGAAAGTCGGTGGTTTCGGGGCTGGTGCTATATTTGTTCAGCACGGCCTTTATCTGCTACCTTACCTTTAACCTCCGGCAAAACCTGGCCACCCCCCTGGTGTGGAGCGCCTTGTTTTGGATCACCATTCTTTTCACGGCCGTCAATTCCGTTGCCAAGAGTTTTATAGGGGAAAAAAAGGGCCGCGACATTTACTACTATTCCATCGCCAACCCGGCCGCCATCATCATCTCCAAAATTTTGTACAATTTTTTGCTCTGCGCCCTCTTGTCCGCCTCCGGTTACTGGCTCTTCTTTCTCTTTTTGGGCAGCCCTATCCACGACAAGGTGGTTTTTGCCGTGTTGGTGCTGCTCACCTCCATGGGGTTCGCCTCGTCCCTCACGCTTCTTTCCAGCATTGCGGCAAAAGCAAACAACAGCACCATCCTCATGGCGGTGCTAAGCTTCCCTGTAGTGATCACCATCCTGTTGATGGCCATAAAAGTGACCAAGAACTGTATCGACCAACTGGGCTGGGACGCCAGCTGGGACGAATTGCTCACCCTATTTTCCATAAATTGCCTTGTCGCTGCCGTGTCTTATTTGCTCTTCCCGTATATTTGGCGGAGCTAA
- a CDS encoding NAD-dependent epimerase, with the protein MSKKQVLVTGAAGFIGFHLSRRLLEAGYSVVGIDNMNDYYEVSLKEARLQLLKGIGGFEFRQLGLEDKKGINGLFHDHSFSFVVNLAAQAGVRYSLTHPQVYIDSNIQGFVNILEACRHHKPGHLVYASSSSVYGANTKMPFSVHHNVDHPLSLYAATKKANELMAHTYSSLYDLPTTGLRFFTVYGPYGRPDMALFIFTKAILEGKPIDVYNHGRMKRDFTYVDDIVQGIIRLLPQVPGGNPAWNGNAPDPATSFAPYRVFNIGNNKPVELLKFIEVLEEKLGKKAVKNFMPIQPGDVPETYADIGALEDAVGFKPATPIEEGIGNFVDWYLEYYKVKK; encoded by the coding sequence ATGTCCAAAAAGCAGGTTTTGGTGACCGGGGCGGCCGGTTTTATTGGGTTCCACCTTTCGAGGCGGCTGTTGGAGGCCGGCTATTCGGTCGTGGGCATCGATAATATGAACGATTACTACGAGGTATCGCTGAAGGAGGCAAGGCTACAACTGCTCAAAGGGATTGGGGGCTTTGAATTCAGGCAATTGGGCCTGGAGGACAAAAAAGGGATAAACGGGTTGTTCCATGACCATTCCTTCTCATTTGTGGTGAACCTGGCCGCCCAGGCAGGGGTCCGGTATTCGTTGACCCACCCACAGGTGTACATCGACAGCAACATTCAGGGATTTGTCAACATCCTTGAGGCATGCCGCCACCATAAGCCCGGGCATCTTGTCTACGCCTCGTCCAGTTCGGTTTATGGCGCCAACACAAAAATGCCTTTTTCCGTTCACCATAATGTGGACCACCCGCTCTCCCTATACGCGGCCACAAAAAAGGCAAATGAATTGATGGCCCACACCTATTCCAGCCTCTATGATTTGCCCACCACAGGTTTGCGTTTTTTTACCGTGTATGGCCCCTATGGCAGGCCTGACATGGCCCTTTTTATTTTTACCAAGGCCATCCTGGAGGGCAAGCCTATTGATGTGTACAATCATGGCAGGATGAAAAGGGACTTTACCTATGTGGACGACATCGTGCAGGGGATTATAAGGCTCCTTCCCCAGGTGCCTGGTGGAAACCCGGCCTGGAATGGGAACGCGCCCGATCCCGCGACCAGCTTTGCGCCTTATAGGGTTTTTAATATTGGCAACAACAAACCGGTGGAGCTGCTAAAATTCATTGAAGTACTGGAAGAAAAACTGGGAAAGAAAGCAGTGAAAAATTTTATGCCCATTCAGCCCGGGGACGTGCCCGAAACCTATGCGGACATTGGGGCGCTTGAAGATGCCGTGGGGTTCAAGCCGGCTACCCCTATCGAGGAGGGCATAGGAAATTTTGTGGATTGGTATTTGGAATATTACAAAGTGAAAAAATAA
- a CDS encoding nucleotide sugar dehydrogenase, which produces MEKIGIIGLGYVGLPLAVEFGKVVDVVGFDIDKGRIGELEKGHDRTHEVDTDQLKEAVKLAYSSDMKDLKEANYYIVTVPTPVDEFKKPDLRPVESASRTVGKVLRKGDIVIYESTVYPGCTEEVCVPLLESESGLKFNKDFYCGYSPERINPGDRQHRVTTIKKVTSGSTPEIAEKVDRLYKKIIKAGTHKASSIKVAEAAKVIENSQRDLNIAFVNELALIFEKVGIDTHEVLEAAGTKWNFLPFKPGLVGGHCIGVDPYYLTYKAEGLGYRPEVILSGRRINDNMPVYIANAVIKLMAKNDLPINKSRILVLGVTFKEDCPDIRNSKVADVVKELQTYGALVDVFDPHANAKEVSHEYGLKLIEALKEKYHGIVLAVGHQEFKDLDWDSIRGERTVVYDVKGFLDRSMVSARL; this is translated from the coding sequence ATGGAAAAGATTGGGATCATAGGATTGGGTTATGTGGGGCTGCCCCTGGCAGTGGAGTTTGGGAAGGTAGTGGACGTGGTTGGTTTTGATATTGACAAAGGCAGGATCGGTGAATTGGAAAAGGGCCATGACCGTACGCATGAGGTGGATACGGACCAGTTGAAAGAGGCGGTGAAACTCGCCTATTCATCGGACATGAAAGACCTGAAGGAAGCCAACTACTACATCGTAACGGTGCCCACGCCCGTTGACGAATTCAAGAAGCCCGATTTAAGGCCTGTTGAAAGTGCCAGCAGGACGGTGGGGAAGGTGCTCCGGAAAGGCGACATCGTAATTTATGAGTCTACCGTTTACCCCGGTTGCACGGAAGAGGTATGCGTGCCCCTCCTGGAAAGCGAAAGTGGCCTGAAGTTCAACAAAGACTTCTATTGCGGGTATTCACCGGAGCGCATAAACCCTGGCGACAGGCAGCACCGTGTCACCACCATCAAGAAAGTGACCAGCGGAAGCACGCCCGAAATTGCTGAAAAGGTGGACCGCCTGTACAAAAAAATCATCAAGGCGGGCACCCATAAAGCCTCGTCCATTAAAGTGGCGGAGGCGGCCAAGGTAATCGAAAACTCACAGCGGGATTTGAACATTGCTTTTGTGAATGAGCTCGCATTGATTTTTGAAAAGGTAGGGATCGATACACATGAGGTATTGGAGGCAGCCGGCACCAAGTGGAATTTCCTTCCCTTTAAGCCAGGATTGGTAGGCGGGCACTGCATAGGGGTGGACCCTTATTACCTTACTTATAAGGCTGAAGGGCTGGGATACCGGCCCGAAGTGATTTTGTCGGGGAGGAGGATAAATGATAACATGCCTGTCTATATTGCCAATGCCGTGATCAAATTGATGGCAAAGAACGACCTTCCCATTAACAAAAGCAGGATACTGGTACTGGGCGTGACCTTCAAAGAAGACTGTCCCGATATACGGAATAGTAAGGTGGCCGATGTGGTGAAAGAGCTTCAAACCTATGGGGCGTTGGTGGACGTGTTTGACCCACATGCCAATGCGAAGGAGGTAAGCCATGAGTATGGTTTGAAATTGATTGAGGCCCTGAAGGAAAAGTACCATGGGATCGTGTTGGCCGTGGGCCATCAGGAATTCAAGGATTTGGATTGGGATAGCATTAGAGGAGAAAGAACGGTGGTGTATGATGTAAAAGGATTCTTAGACCGGTCAATGGTAAGTGCAAGATTATAG
- the galE gene encoding UDP-glucose 4-epimerase GalE, giving the protein MKTKKILVTGGAGYIGAHTVVELYANGYIPVIIDNFSKSDRTLLEGIEKITGKSLVFYEGDCTDKQFLNTLFKKETDIVGVMHFAAYKSVGESVEHPAMYYRNNLDSLLTLLEVMNGQQVNNLIFSSSCTVYGEPDSIPVDEQAPFKKAESPYGATKQMCEQILEDAVKADQSLKVISLRYFNPIGAHPSAMLGELPIDKPNNLVPYITQTAAGIREKLVIFGGDYDTPDGTCIRDFIHIVDLARAHVKAIDKLLDKNENGGFHYYNLGTGVGVSVLQLVKEFMEVTGIKLNYEIGLRRSGDVVKTYANPAKAKNELGWSAQYTTRDALRDAWAWEKKLNHIGT; this is encoded by the coding sequence ATGAAAACAAAAAAAATACTGGTAACAGGTGGTGCAGGATACATAGGCGCGCATACCGTTGTTGAATTGTATGCCAATGGATATATACCAGTGATTATCGACAATTTTTCCAAGTCAGACCGAACGCTTCTTGAAGGGATTGAAAAAATAACAGGTAAATCTTTAGTGTTTTATGAGGGAGATTGTACGGATAAACAATTTCTTAATACTCTTTTTAAAAAGGAGACTGATATAGTAGGTGTAATGCATTTCGCGGCTTACAAGTCTGTCGGGGAATCCGTTGAGCATCCGGCCATGTACTATCGCAATAATCTGGATTCGCTATTAACACTGCTTGAGGTAATGAACGGGCAACAGGTGAATAACCTCATCTTTTCTTCTAGCTGCACCGTATATGGTGAACCGGATTCCATCCCCGTGGATGAGCAAGCGCCATTTAAAAAGGCAGAATCACCTTATGGGGCCACCAAACAGATGTGTGAGCAAATATTGGAAGATGCGGTGAAGGCGGATCAAAGCCTTAAAGTCATATCCCTGCGCTACTTCAATCCCATTGGTGCACACCCCAGCGCAATGCTGGGTGAGTTGCCTATTGATAAGCCCAATAATTTGGTTCCTTACATCACACAAACCGCTGCTGGTATTAGGGAGAAGTTGGTCATTTTCGGGGGAGACTATGATACACCAGATGGGACTTGTATAAGGGATTTTATTCATATCGTGGATTTGGCCCGAGCCCATGTAAAAGCTATTGATAAGCTTTTGGATAAGAATGAAAATGGAGGCTTTCATTATTATAACCTTGGAACCGGTGTGGGTGTCTCGGTTTTGCAACTGGTAAAGGAATTTATGGAAGTAACGGGAATAAAATTGAATTACGAAATTGGACTAAGAAGATCTGGTGATGTGGTGAAAACGTATGCTAATCCAGCTAAAGCAAAAAATGAATTGGGTTGGTCAGCACAATATACCACCAGGGATGCATTGCGTGATGCATGGGCATGGGAAAAGAAGCTTAACCACATAGGCACATAG
- a CDS encoding DegT/DnrJ/EryC1/StrS family aminotransferase, protein MSYKISMVDLHGQYQKTKPEINQAIQEVLDSTAFIKGPQVARFEKSLSDFHGGAHAITCGNGTDALQIAMMALGFKPGDEVILPVFTYVATAEVIALLGLKPVFVDVKYDSFNIDIDQVEAKITSKTVAIVPVHLFGQCADMEPLLSIAKKHNLCVIEDYAQAFGAEYTFKDGSVKKAGTMGTLGCTSFFPSKNLGCYGDGGALVTADRGLAEKARMIANHGQRVKYYHDLIGVNSRLDTLQAAILDVKIKYIKSYERNRQSVANFYDRELKEISFLETPYRSPKSTHVFHQYTVQLKSVDRDHFRQYLDSFGIPSMVYYPVPLHFQKAYQISGIGKGAFPISESLSENVISLPIHTEIDNDQLSYICEKIRDYKP, encoded by the coding sequence ATGTCTTATAAAATTTCTATGGTTGACCTTCACGGTCAATATCAAAAAACAAAACCTGAAATTAATCAGGCCATTCAAGAAGTGCTTGACTCAACAGCATTTATCAAAGGCCCACAGGTTGCCCGGTTTGAAAAATCGTTATCGGATTTTCATGGTGGGGCTCATGCGATTACCTGCGGCAATGGGACAGACGCTTTGCAGATCGCCATGATGGCCCTGGGTTTTAAACCCGGTGATGAAGTAATCTTGCCCGTATTCACTTATGTGGCTACGGCCGAGGTGATCGCCTTGCTGGGATTGAAACCTGTATTTGTAGATGTAAAATATGATTCTTTCAATATTGATATCGATCAGGTGGAAGCAAAGATTACATCCAAAACGGTAGCCATAGTTCCGGTGCACCTGTTTGGCCAATGTGCCGATATGGAACCGTTGCTGTCCATAGCGAAGAAGCACAACCTCTGTGTTATTGAAGATTATGCCCAGGCGTTTGGTGCGGAGTACACATTTAAAGATGGGTCTGTCAAAAAAGCAGGAACGATGGGAACCTTAGGCTGCACTTCATTTTTCCCTTCAAAAAATCTGGGATGTTATGGTGATGGTGGGGCATTGGTGACTGCCGATAGGGGACTTGCCGAAAAGGCCAGGATGATTGCCAACCATGGCCAACGGGTAAAGTATTATCACGATCTCATTGGGGTAAACAGCCGGTTGGACACCCTGCAGGCGGCTATTTTAGATGTAAAGATTAAATACATAAAGTCATACGAAAGAAACCGACAATCAGTGGCTAATTTTTATGATCGAGAATTGAAAGAAATTTCATTTTTGGAAACTCCATATAGAAGCCCAAAGTCCACACATGTATTTCATCAATACACGGTGCAATTGAAAAGTGTTGATCGTGATCATTTCCGCCAGTATTTGGATTCATTCGGAATTCCATCCATGGTCTATTATCCCGTTCCCTTGCATTTCCAGAAAGCCTATCAGATTTCGGGTATAGGGAAAGGAGCGTTTCCGATAAGCGAATCATTATCTGAAAATGTGATTTCACTTCCGATTCACACCGAAATAGATAATGATCAATTGTCTTACATTTGTGAAAAAATTAGGGATTATAAGCCTTGA
- a CDS encoding N-acetyltransferase, whose amino-acid sequence MKKAETSFFAHETAIIDEGCEIGEGTRIWHFSHIMPGCKIGSNCNIGQNVVVSPEVILGNNVKVQNNVSIYTGVICEDDVFLGPSMVFTNVINPRSAVNRRGQYCKTLVKKGASIGANATIVCGHDIGRFAFIGAGAVVTKEVLDYALVVGNPAKQTGWMSEYGHKLIFDEKGIAVCRESKEKYSFENGIVSKI is encoded by the coding sequence TTGAAAAAAGCGGAAACATCATTTTTTGCCCATGAAACGGCCATCATCGATGAAGGCTGCGAAATTGGGGAAGGGACCCGGATATGGCATTTTAGCCACATCATGCCGGGGTGCAAAATTGGCAGCAACTGTAATATAGGGCAAAATGTGGTGGTCTCCCCTGAAGTGATTTTGGGGAATAACGTAAAGGTGCAAAACAATGTATCTATCTACACCGGAGTGATTTGTGAGGATGATGTATTCTTAGGGCCTTCCATGGTGTTTACGAATGTAATCAACCCACGAAGTGCGGTGAACAGACGTGGGCAATACTGTAAAACTTTAGTAAAAAAGGGTGCATCCATCGGGGCCAATGCCACCATTGTCTGCGGGCATGATATTGGGAGATTTGCATTTATTGGTGCAGGTGCAGTGGTTACTAAAGAGGTGCTCGATTATGCCTTGGTGGTGGGAAACCCAGCCAAGCAAACAGGCTGGATGAGCGAGTACGGGCACAAATTGATATTTGATGAAAAAGGAATAGCAGTTTGCCGGGAGAGTAAGGAAAAATACTCTTTTGAAAATGGAATTGTTTCAAAAATTTAA
- a CDS encoding IS30 family transposase has product MSNYKQLGQGQRYVIDRLLRQGKSQKEIADVLGYNKSTISRELKRNTPKRGRGAKLYDPEKAQMKTEGRHRGKNKHTTFTDGMRRQIVEQLTIEKWSPELISQIGRQHDPGFVSHETIYQWIWDMKHGRKREDRPYQHLYKDLRHGRRRRKRGNYHDNRGCIANRVSIEKRPVIVEKRKRIGDVEVDLMLGKNHRPGLLVITDRASLKTSLVKITTKASKPIARSIIRKMKPCGQWLKTFTYDNDLAFALHTVVNEALKTKSFFTHPYTSQEKGTVENRIGILRRFFPKKTDFALVTKKQVRDVEKMINERPVRKFNYQTPNAVFLQKLKVALIT; this is encoded by the coding sequence ATGTCAAATTATAAACAACTTGGTCAAGGGCAAAGGTATGTAATTGACCGCCTACTTAGGCAAGGAAAAAGCCAGAAAGAAATAGCCGATGTGCTGGGGTACAACAAATCCACCATTAGCCGTGAACTTAAGCGCAATACTCCCAAACGGGGCAGGGGCGCAAAATTGTATGACCCTGAAAAGGCCCAAATGAAGACCGAAGGCAGGCACCGGGGCAAGAACAAGCACACCACCTTCACCGATGGGATGCGCAGGCAGATCGTGGAACAATTGACCATTGAAAAATGGAGCCCGGAATTGATTTCACAAATCGGCCGCCAGCACGATCCGGGTTTTGTCAGCCATGAAACCATCTACCAATGGATATGGGACATGAAGCATGGCCGTAAGCGGGAAGACCGGCCCTACCAGCACCTGTACAAAGACTTGAGGCATGGGCGCAGGAGGAGAAAACGCGGAAACTACCATGATAACAGGGGTTGTATAGCAAACCGTGTTTCAATTGAAAAGCGGCCTGTCATTGTGGAAAAGCGTAAACGGATCGGTGATGTGGAAGTGGACTTAATGCTGGGCAAGAACCACCGACCTGGACTGTTGGTCATTACCGACCGGGCTTCCTTAAAGACATCGTTGGTCAAAATAACCACCAAGGCATCCAAGCCAATTGCCCGGTCAATCATTCGCAAAATGAAACCATGTGGCCAATGGCTGAAGACCTTTACCTATGACAACGACCTTGCCTTTGCTTTGCACACAGTGGTGAACGAAGCACTGAAAACCAAGTCGTTCTTTACCCATCCGTACACGTCACAGGAAAAAGGGACCGTGGAAAACCGTATTGGTATATTGCGTAGGTTCTTCCCTAAGAAAACGGATTTTGCCTTGGTGACCAAAAAACAGGTGCGGGACGTGGAAAAAATGATCAATGAAAGACCTGTGAGAAAATTTAATTATCAAACCCCAAATGCCGTATTTTTACAAAAACTAAAAGTTGCACTTATTACTTGA
- a CDS encoding Gfo/Idh/MocA family oxidoreductase, whose protein sequence is MVNFALIGAAGYIAPRHMQAIKAVGGNLVAALDKHDSVGILDSYFPDCDFFTEFERFDRHLDKLKRKGVKIDYVSICSPNYLHDSHIRFALRHGADAICEKPLVLNPWNIDALAEIEKETGKRIYTILQLRLHPSIIALRERIQNGPKNKIYDVDLTYITSRGHWYHHSWKGEISKSGGIATNIGIHFFDMLIWVFGEVKQSSLLESAESKASGQLKLNQANVSWKLSVDYEDIPGKLKREGKRTYRSLKLDGEEVEFSDGFGDLHEKSYAGILKNNGFGLNESKKSIEVVHCFRG, encoded by the coding sequence ATGGTCAATTTTGCCTTAATAGGAGCAGCAGGGTACATCGCCCCCAGGCACATGCAGGCCATCAAAGCGGTGGGGGGCAACCTGGTGGCTGCATTGGACAAGCACGACAGCGTTGGTATTTTGGATTCCTATTTTCCCGACTGTGATTTTTTTACCGAATTCGAGCGCTTCGACCGACATTTGGACAAGCTTAAGAGAAAGGGGGTAAAGATTGACTATGTCAGTATTTGTTCGCCAAACTATTTGCACGATTCCCACATTCGCTTTGCCTTGCGGCATGGGGCAGACGCCATTTGCGAGAAGCCGTTAGTGCTTAACCCATGGAATATTGATGCGTTGGCAGAAATTGAAAAGGAAACCGGCAAAAGGATATATACCATTCTTCAGTTAAGGCTGCATCCAAGTATTATCGCGTTGAGAGAAAGAATTCAAAATGGCCCGAAGAATAAAATTTATGATGTTGATTTGACTTACATCACCTCGCGTGGTCATTGGTACCATCACAGCTGGAAGGGGGAGATTTCCAAATCTGGAGGAATAGCCACTAATATTGGAATCCATTTTTTTGATATGTTGATTTGGGTTTTCGGAGAGGTGAAACAAAGTAGTTTACTGGAATCTGCCGAATCAAAAGCCTCCGGGCAATTGAAATTGAATCAGGCGAATGTAAGTTGGAAATTAAGCGTGGATTATGAAGATATTCCAGGCAAGCTGAAGCGTGAGGGAAAGAGAACGTATAGGTCCCTGAAGCTGGATGGTGAGGAAGTGGAGTTTAGTGATGGGTTTGGGGATTTGCATGAGAAGAGTTATGCAGGGATTTTGAAAAACAACGGATTTGGCCTCAATGAGTCTAAAAAATCCATCGAGGTTGTTCATTGTTTCAGGGGTTAG
- the gmd gene encoding GDP-mannose 4,6-dehydratase, giving the protein MKKALITGVTGQDGAYLSELLLSKGYEVHGIKRRSSLFNTDRVDHLYQDPHEKDVKFKLHYGDLSDSGNLIRIVQEVQPDEIYNLGAMSHVKVSFDTPEYTADVDGIGTLRLLEAIRILGLTSKTKYYQASTSELYGLVQEVPQSEKTPFYPRSPYAVAKLYSYWITVNYREAYGIFASNGILFNHESPLRGETFVTRKITRAACRIFLGLQKTVFMGNIDAKRDWGHARDYVKAMWLMLQHDKADDFVIATGTTTTVREFIIKAFRQLGVEVSFKGEGINEVGFVSKVINKEARVVEGDVVVKVDPKYFRPTEVELLIGDSNKAKRDLKWELEYDLDALVEDMMQSDLELFKRDHYLKAGGHKIFQYHE; this is encoded by the coding sequence ATGAAGAAAGCACTTATAACAGGGGTAACGGGTCAAGATGGGGCTTATTTATCGGAATTGCTTTTGTCCAAAGGCTATGAGGTTCATGGCATAAAAAGGAGGAGTTCCCTCTTTAACACGGACAGGGTTGATCATTTGTACCAGGACCCACATGAAAAGGATGTAAAATTCAAGCTGCATTACGGAGACCTAAGCGATTCTGGGAATCTTATTCGAATTGTGCAGGAGGTACAGCCAGACGAAATCTACAACCTGGGGGCCATGTCACATGTAAAAGTAAGTTTTGACACGCCAGAGTACACAGCGGATGTTGACGGGATCGGTACATTGCGGTTGCTTGAGGCCATCCGGATACTGGGTTTAACAAGCAAAACAAAATATTACCAGGCGTCCACGTCAGAACTTTATGGACTGGTGCAAGAGGTTCCCCAAAGTGAAAAGACACCATTTTATCCGAGGTCACCGTATGCAGTTGCAAAATTGTATAGCTATTGGATAACGGTAAACTATAGGGAAGCCTATGGGATATTTGCCTCTAATGGGATATTGTTCAATCATGAGTCGCCATTAAGGGGGGAGACGTTTGTCACACGGAAAATCACCCGGGCCGCATGCAGGATATTCTTGGGCCTGCAAAAAACCGTATTTATGGGGAACATTGATGCCAAAAGGGACTGGGGCCACGCACGGGATTATGTAAAGGCAATGTGGCTGATGCTTCAACATGACAAAGCGGATGATTTTGTAATTGCCACCGGGACCACGACAACAGTCAGGGAATTTATAATTAAAGCTTTCAGGCAGTTAGGGGTTGAGGTAAGTTTTAAAGGCGAGGGAATAAATGAGGTGGGGTTTGTTTCGAAGGTGATAAATAAAGAAGCCAGGGTGGTGGAAGGGGATGTGGTTGTAAAGGTGGACCCTAAATACTTTCGGCCAACGGAGGTTGAATTATTGATTGGAGATTCCAATAAGGCAAAGCGTGATTTGAAGTGGGAGTTGGAGTATGACCTGGATGCTTTGGTGGAGGATATGATGCAAAGTGATTTGGAGCTGTTTAAAAGGGATCACTACTTGAAGGCAGGGGGGCATAAAATTTTCCAATACCACGAATAA